One region of Olleya sp. Hel_I_94 genomic DNA includes:
- a CDS encoding ABC transporter permease encodes MNFSLYIAKRYIRSKSSNNAINFITIIAIVGIVLGAASLFIVLSGFAGLRDFTLEFSSIIDPDLKAETNIGKSFTLDESQNQQLLAIDGVANFSKIIEERIIASSDGNNHPAYIKGVDNNYNKITAIDSVIPYGNWLYQDTPQIVVGWAISNRLSVFVNDYSKTVTLSVPKPGKGQITSQNQALNQVNTINVGIYDINEELNNKYIFASIDTARQLLNYQPNQITSLEFKLTDNANQETVITNIKSILGKNIMIKNKDQLNDAIYKMLNTENLAVYLIFTLVLIIALFNVIGSIIMMILDKKKTLSTLYNIGATAKDIRNIFFYQGVLMTIIGGFLGLVIGYIVVQLQASFDLIMITPSLPYPVAIHLKNFVIVMLTISILGIIASKIAASRITRDLVKTN; translated from the coding sequence TTGAATTTTTCTTTATACATAGCAAAACGCTACATACGCAGTAAAAGCAGTAATAATGCCATTAACTTTATTACAATAATAGCTATTGTAGGTATCGTTTTAGGTGCAGCTTCACTGTTTATAGTACTATCTGGTTTTGCTGGCTTAAGAGATTTTACGCTAGAATTTTCAAGTATTATAGATCCTGATTTAAAAGCAGAAACCAATATTGGTAAATCATTTACTCTAGATGAAAGCCAGAACCAACAATTGCTTGCTATAGATGGTGTTGCCAACTTTTCTAAAATAATAGAAGAACGTATTATTGCTTCATCAGATGGTAATAACCATCCAGCTTACATTAAAGGTGTAGACAACAATTATAACAAAATAACAGCTATAGACTCTGTTATACCTTATGGTAATTGGCTGTACCAAGACACACCACAAATAGTTGTTGGTTGGGCAATATCTAATAGATTATCTGTATTTGTAAACGATTACAGTAAAACCGTCACCTTATCTGTTCCAAAACCAGGAAAAGGTCAAATCACCTCTCAAAACCAAGCACTAAACCAAGTAAACACCATAAATGTAGGTATTTATGATATTAACGAAGAACTTAACAATAAGTACATTTTTGCATCTATTGATACTGCACGTCAATTATTAAATTACCAACCCAATCAAATTACCAGCTTAGAGTTTAAATTGACTGACAATGCTAATCAAGAAACAGTTATAACCAACATTAAAAGTATTTTAGGTAAAAACATTATGATAAAAAATAAGGACCAACTAAACGATGCGATATACAAAATGCTAAATACAGAGAATTTAGCAGTCTATTTAATTTTCACATTAGTACTTATTATTGCCTTATTTAACGTCATAGGTTCTATTATAATGATGATTTTAGACAAAAAGAAAACCTTAAGTACCCTATATAATATAGGAGCAACAGCAAAAGACATAAGAAACATCTTTTTTTATCAAGGTGTTTTAATGACTATTATTGGTGGGTTTTTAGGATTAGTAATAGGTTACATAGTTGTTCAATTACAAGCTAGTTTTGACTTAATAATGATTACACCAAGCTTACCTTATCCAGTTGCAATACACTTAAAAAACTTTGTGATAGTCATGCTAACTATTTCAATTTTAGGGATAATAGCTTCAAAAATAGCAGCCTCACGTATTACACGTGATTTAGTAAAAACTAATTAA
- a CDS encoding aspartyl protease family protein, which produces MSFTRIKSVFVLLLVLLSSFLCTSQNINKLLKKGSIEDKVFKSTFKYEPYGNSIFVKVLIKDKEYRLLFDTGAVTAISPRMVEELNLEIVGKEDVYDLGNTSKNLNFVKIDTINFNGINFFDTGAAVLDIEAVKDFKCTRIDGFLGANFMRNAVWEIDMVKHEITFANTIDSISIPEGTPYTKIFIGYDGTPAITAFLGNEKLYSTMIDYGYGGGISLFFYDFKKLRDENPNIKYVKSNGGSTVAGVYGDLKMSTSYKAIVDNFKTGEFKVPSNLMAFGQLGARTIGAGFLKNYRTVLSWKDRKIWFIENKAADDQVIFSGHGYGIRLENESIFISSISENSEAEEKGLKINDKILSVNDLDFTKVTDQKWCEILSTNRPDKVKLVIQRDTKQLTVALEKKVLLSN; this is translated from the coding sequence ATGTCTTTTACAAGAATCAAGTCTGTTTTTGTTTTATTATTAGTACTTCTATCTTCTTTTTTATGTACTTCTCAGAATATTAATAAACTACTAAAAAAAGGTAGCATTGAAGATAAAGTGTTTAAATCAACATTTAAATATGAGCCTTACGGTAATTCTATATTTGTTAAGGTGTTAATTAAAGATAAAGAGTATCGTTTATTATTTGATACTGGAGCAGTTACTGCAATTTCACCTAGAATGGTAGAGGAATTAAACTTAGAGATTGTAGGTAAAGAAGACGTTTATGATTTAGGAAATACCTCTAAAAATTTAAATTTTGTTAAAATAGATACTATAAACTTTAATGGAATTAATTTTTTTGATACTGGTGCAGCTGTGCTTGATATTGAAGCGGTAAAAGATTTTAAGTGTACAAGAATAGATGGGTTTTTAGGTGCAAATTTTATGCGAAATGCTGTTTGGGAAATAGATATGGTAAAGCACGAGATTACATTTGCAAATACTATTGACTCGATTAGTATTCCGGAGGGGACACCTTACACTAAAATTTTTATTGGATATGACGGGACACCTGCAATCACAGCTTTTTTAGGTAACGAAAAATTATATAGTACTATGATAGATTACGGTTATGGTGGTGGCATTTCTCTTTTTTTCTACGATTTTAAAAAATTAAGAGATGAAAATCCTAATATTAAATATGTAAAATCTAATGGAGGAAGTACTGTGGCGGGAGTGTATGGCGATCTAAAAATGTCTACGTCTTATAAAGCAATAGTTGATAATTTTAAAACAGGAGAGTTTAAAGTACCAAGTAACTTAATGGCTTTTGGTCAATTAGGTGCAAGGACGATTGGTGCTGGATTTTTAAAAAATTATAGAACGGTTTTAAGCTGGAAAGATCGTAAAATATGGTTTATTGAAAATAAGGCAGCAGATGATCAAGTTATATTTAGTGGTCATGGTTACGGAATTAGACTTGAAAATGAATCCATTTTTATCAGTTCAATTTCGGAAAATTCAGAAGCGGAAGAAAAAGGTCTTAAAATTAATGATAAAATTTTAAGTGTAAACGATTTGGATTTTACAAAAGTGACGGATCAAAAATGGTGTGAGATTCTAAGTACTAATCGTCCTGACAAGGTTAAACTTGTCATCCAAAGGGATACAAAGCAATTAACTGTAGCGCTCGAAAAAAAGGTTTTATTAAGTAATTAA
- the mce gene encoding methylmalonyl-CoA epimerase, producing the protein MEKIEHIGIAVKNLEESNVLFAKLFGKPHYKIETVESEGVNTSFFEVGPNKIELLEATKSDSPIAKFLEKKGEGIHHIAFAVDDIKAEILRLKSEGFIILNETPKKGADNKLVAFLHPKSSNGVLIELCQEIK; encoded by the coding sequence ATGGAAAAAATAGAACATATTGGAATAGCAGTCAAAAATTTAGAGGAATCTAATGTACTTTTTGCGAAACTTTTTGGCAAGCCACACTATAAAATTGAAACGGTAGAAAGTGAAGGGGTTAATACTTCTTTTTTTGAAGTTGGACCCAATAAGATAGAGTTATTGGAAGCAACAAAGTCAGATAGCCCAATTGCAAAGTTTTTAGAGAAAAAAGGTGAAGGTATACATCATATTGCTTTTGCTGTAGATGATATAAAAGCAGAAATTTTGAGATTAAAATCTGAAGGTTTTATTATCTTAAATGAAACACCTAAAAAGGGAGCAGACAATAAGTTAGTTGCTTTTTTACATCCAAAATCCTCCAACGGTGTATTAATAGAGTTATGTCAAGAGATTAAGTAA
- a CDS encoding prolipoprotein diacylglyceryl transferase, which translates to MDLPFNPELFGVNINIHLILEYLAFFIAYRYYVFLRKRSTDVISSNNRLSIILGAALAALIGSRLVGFLENPLIEFTLKNAITLLNTKTIMGGLFGGLLGVELAKKIISEKQSSGDLFVFPIILGIFIGRIGCFLSGINEFTYGKVTTSVFGMDLGDGLLRHPTSLYELVFLTILFIALKTIHKTFRLKNGDLFKFFMLSYFCFRFCIEFLKPNVFYTFGLSSIQILCVICWLYYSKFIASLLLGKHLR; encoded by the coding sequence TTGGACCTACCCTTCAACCCTGAGCTTTTTGGCGTTAACATAAATATTCATCTTATATTAGAATATCTCGCCTTTTTTATAGCGTATAGATATTATGTGTTTTTAAGAAAACGCAGTACTGATGTTATTAGTAGCAATAATAGACTCTCTATTATTTTAGGCGCAGCTTTGGCTGCTTTAATTGGCTCAAGATTGGTTGGGTTTTTAGAAAATCCTTTAATTGAATTTACATTAAAAAACGCCATTACATTACTAAACACAAAAACCATAATGGGTGGTTTATTTGGCGGTTTACTTGGTGTAGAATTGGCAAAAAAAATAATTAGCGAAAAGCAATCGTCTGGAGATTTATTTGTGTTTCCTATAATTTTAGGAATCTTTATTGGTCGTATTGGTTGTTTTTTATCTGGTATTAACGAGTTTACTTATGGTAAAGTAACTACGTCAGTTTTTGGAATGGATTTAGGTGATGGATTACTACGTCATCCCACGTCTTTATATGAACTTGTCTTTTTAACTATATTATTTATTGCTTTAAAAACTATACACAAAACCTTCCGATTAAAAAATGGTGATTTATTCAAGTTTTTTATGCTAAGTTATTTTTGTTTTAGATTTTGTATCGAGTTTTTAAAACCTAATGTATTTTATACTTTTGGCTTAAGCAGTATCCAAATATTATGTGTAATTTGTTGGTTGTATTACAGCAAATTTATTGCTAGTCTTTTACTTGGAAAACACCTGCGTTAG
- the dusB gene encoding tRNA dihydrouridine synthase DusB, which translates to MVKIGNIELPDFPLLLAPMEDVSDPPFRALCKEQGADVVYTEFVSSEGLIRNAAKSVMKLDIYEKERPVGIQIFGANLDSMLQTIDIVAESKPDIIDINFGCPVKKVVSKGAGAGILKDVCLMEQLTAEMVKRTNIPITVKTRLGWDHDSIRIVEVAERLQDVGCKAIAIHGRTRAQMYKGDADWKPIAQVKNNPRMHIPVFGNGDVTTPERAMEMRDQYGLDGCMIGRATIGNPWFFKQVKHFFETGEHYRPITMQERVDAARRHLQMSIDWKGETLGVFETRRHYTNYFKGIPHFKEHRMKMVTSDASVDVFAAFDEVLELFADFQFTE; encoded by the coding sequence GTGGTAAAAATAGGTAATATAGAACTTCCAGACTTCCCATTGTTGTTAGCACCAATGGAAGATGTGTCAGATCCACCATTTAGAGCGTTGTGTAAAGAGCAAGGTGCAGATGTTGTGTATACAGAGTTTGTAAGTAGTGAAGGTTTAATACGTAACGCAGCAAAAAGCGTTATGAAATTAGATATTTACGAAAAAGAACGTCCCGTTGGTATTCAAATCTTTGGAGCTAATTTGGATAGTATGTTACAAACCATTGATATTGTTGCCGAGTCTAAACCTGATATTATTGATATTAATTTTGGATGTCCTGTTAAAAAAGTAGTTAGTAAAGGTGCAGGAGCAGGAATCTTAAAAGATGTTTGCCTAATGGAACAACTAACAGCCGAAATGGTTAAACGCACTAACATCCCAATAACCGTAAAAACACGTTTAGGTTGGGACCACGATTCTATTAGAATTGTTGAGGTAGCAGAACGACTTCAAGATGTAGGTTGTAAGGCTATAGCAATACATGGTCGTACCAGAGCACAAATGTATAAAGGTGATGCCGATTGGAAACCGATTGCACAGGTAAAAAACAACCCACGTATGCATATTCCTGTTTTTGGAAATGGAGATGTGACTACACCAGAACGTGCAATGGAAATGCGTGATCAATATGGTTTAGATGGCTGTATGATTGGTCGTGCAACTATTGGTAATCCATGGTTTTTTAAGCAGGTCAAACACTTTTTTGAAACAGGAGAACATTACAGGCCAATTACTATGCAAGAGCGTGTGGATGCTGCACGCAGACACTTGCAAATGTCTATTGACTGGAAAGGAGAAACACTTGGTGTTTTTGAAACCAGACGTCATTATACAAATTACTTTAAAGGGATTCCGCATTTTAAAGAACACCGAATGAAAATGGTTACTAGTGATGCATCTGTAGATGTATTTGCTGCTTTTGATGAGGTTTTAGAATTGTTTGCAGATTTTCAATTTACAGAATAA
- the ilvD gene encoding dihydroxy-acid dehydratase translates to MELNKYSKTVTQDPTQPAAQAMLHAIGLTKEDFFKPIIGIASTGYEGNPCNMHLNDLAKLTKEGTKNEDIIGLIFNTIGVSDGISMGTPGMRYSLPSRDIIADSMETVVQAMSYDGLITVVGCDKNMPGALIAMIRLNRPSILVYGGTIDSGCHNGQKLDVVSAFEAWGSKVAGTMEETEYQNIVEKACPGAGACGGMYTANTMASAIEALGMTLPFNSSNPALSDAKKAESIKAGEAMRVLLEKDIKPSDIITRKSLENAVRLVTILGGSTNAVLHFLAIARAADIDFTLKDFQKISDTTPFLADLKPSGKYLMEDVHAVGGIPAVLKYLLKKGLIHGDCLTVTGKTIAENLLDVEDLTEGQDVIKPIEEPIKISGHLRMLYGNLATEGSVAKITGKEGLSFIGKAKVFEGEYAVNDGIRDGLVEKGDVVVIRYEGPKGGPGMPEMLKPTAAIMGAGLGKDVALITDGRFSGGTHGFVVGHITPEAQEGGTIALVKDGDMISIDAETNSIVLEVSEEELQKRRQSWKAPDLKFKRGVLYKYAKTVSSASKGCVTDEF, encoded by the coding sequence ATGGAATTAAACAAATACAGTAAAACAGTCACTCAAGATCCAACGCAGCCAGCTGCTCAAGCTATGTTGCACGCTATTGGATTAACTAAAGAAGATTTTTTTAAGCCAATCATTGGTATTGCGAGTACAGGTTACGAAGGTAATCCTTGTAATATGCATTTAAATGATTTAGCAAAATTGACAAAAGAAGGGACTAAAAACGAGGACATCATTGGTCTTATTTTTAATACTATCGGTGTTAGTGACGGTATTTCTATGGGGACACCAGGTATGCGCTACTCATTACCATCTCGTGATATTATTGCAGATTCTATGGAAACTGTAGTACAAGCCATGAGTTATGATGGTTTAATTACGGTAGTAGGTTGTGATAAGAATATGCCAGGTGCATTAATTGCAATGATTAGATTAAATCGTCCTAGTATTTTAGTGTATGGTGGTACAATAGATTCTGGTTGTCATAACGGACAAAAACTAGATGTCGTCTCTGCTTTTGAAGCTTGGGGAAGCAAAGTTGCTGGAACCATGGAAGAAACAGAATACCAAAACATCGTTGAAAAAGCATGTCCAGGAGCAGGAGCATGTGGTGGGATGTACACTGCAAACACAATGGCTTCGGCTATTGAAGCTTTAGGGATGACCTTGCCTTTTAACTCGTCTAACCCAGCATTAAGTGATGCTAAAAAAGCCGAATCTATTAAAGCAGGAGAAGCGATGCGTGTGTTGTTAGAAAAAGACATCAAGCCATCAGATATTATTACTCGTAAATCTCTTGAAAACGCGGTTAGATTAGTTACTATTTTAGGAGGTTCTACAAATGCAGTGCTTCACTTTTTAGCAATTGCAAGAGCAGCAGATATTGATTTCACTTTAAAAGATTTTCAAAAAATAAGCGATACTACACCCTTTTTAGCAGATTTAAAACCTAGCGGAAAATATTTAATGGAAGATGTACACGCTGTTGGCGGAATTCCTGCAGTATTAAAATATTTATTGAAGAAAGGTTTAATTCATGGGGATTGTTTAACCGTTACAGGAAAAACAATTGCAGAGAATTTATTGGATGTTGAAGATTTAACTGAAGGTCAAGATGTAATAAAGCCAATTGAAGAGCCAATAAAAATTTCAGGTCATTTAAGAATGCTTTATGGTAATCTTGCTACCGAAGGTTCTGTTGCTAAAATTACAGGAAAAGAAGGTTTGAGTTTTATCGGAAAAGCAAAAGTATTTGAAGGCGAATATGCTGTAAATGATGGAATAAGAGACGGATTAGTAGAAAAAGGAGATGTGGTCGTAATAAGATACGAAGGTCCAAAAGGAGGTCCAGGAATGCCAGAAATGTTAAAACCAACTGCTGCAATCATGGGAGCAGGTTTAGGTAAAGATGTCGCACTAATTACAGATGGACGTTTTTCTGGTGGGACACATGGTTTTGTTGTTGGACATATTACTCCTGAAGCACAAGAAGGAGGAACTATCGCTTTAGTAAAAGATGGCGATATGATTTCTATTGATGCAGAAACAAACAGTATTGTTTTGGAAGTGTCTGAAGAAGAACTACAAAAAAGAAGACAATCATGGAAAGCACCAGATTTAAAGTTTAAAAGAGGGGTGTTGTATAAATATGCTAAAACGGTATCATCAGCATCAAAAGGATGTGTAACGGACGAGTTTTAA
- the rbfA gene encoding 30S ribosome-binding factor RbfA, producing the protein MEESQRQKKIASVLQRDLVDILQGAATQGGMRGIIISVSKVRVTADLTDAKVYLSIFPNDKAKELLEGIRANKPMIRHELAQRTKNQLRRMPVLEFYVDDSLEHIDKIEKSLKGDENPIQNPDLLDKRSKG; encoded by the coding sequence ATGGAAGAAAGTCAAAGACAAAAAAAAATAGCCTCGGTTTTACAACGTGATTTAGTAGATATCCTTCAAGGCGCTGCTACACAAGGTGGAATGCGTGGTATAATTATATCTGTATCTAAGGTTAGAGTAACTGCAGATTTAACAGACGCTAAGGTTTATTTAAGCATATTCCCTAATGATAAAGCTAAAGAGCTTTTAGAGGGAATTAGAGCTAACAAACCTATGATTAGACATGAATTGGCACAACGTACCAAAAACCAATTACGCAGAATGCCTGTATTAGAGTTTTACGTTGACGACAGTTTAGAGCATATCGATAAAATTGAAAAATCTTTAAAAGGGGATGAAAATCCAATACAAAATCCAGATTTATTAGATAAACGTAGCAAAGGTTAA
- a CDS encoding radical SAM protein, producing MPVRNYTYYDFTLSLCPECLKRVDAKIVFEDDNVYMLKRCKEHGNSKVLIADDIKYYKNIRNYNKPSETPYTFNTKTDYGCPYDCGLCPDHEQHSCLTVVEVTDRCNLTCPTCYAGSSPTYGRHRTLDEVKAMLDTIVRNEKEPDVVQISGGEPTIHPQFWDIMDYAKTLPIRHLMLNTNGIKIAKDFAFAERLKTYAPDFEIYLQFDSFENSVLRELRGADLNDIRKQAIENLNKLNLSTTLVVTLQKGLNDGEIGKIIDYALKQKCVRGVTLQPTQIAGRLDNFNPETDRMTITEVRRKIMEQTTIFNADDLLPVPCNPDALVMGYALKLGDEVFPLTRYINPNDLLDNSKNTIIYEQDEALQGKMVELFSTGNSVEVAEENLKSIMCCLPNIDAPELGYDNLFRVIIMQFIDAYNFDVRAIKKSCVHIVDKDNKIIPFETMNLFYRDDKKARLEELRNEI from the coding sequence ATGCCAGTTAGAAATTACACCTATTACGACTTTACTTTAAGCCTGTGTCCTGAGTGTTTAAAACGTGTGGATGCCAAAATTGTTTTTGAAGATGATAATGTTTACATGTTAAAACGTTGCAAGGAACATGGTAATAGTAAGGTGTTAATTGCTGACGATATTAAGTATTATAAAAACATACGCAACTACAATAAGCCTAGCGAAACACCCTATACTTTTAACACTAAAACGGATTATGGTTGTCCTTATGATTGTGGTTTGTGTCCTGACCACGAGCAGCACAGTTGTTTGACGGTTGTTGAGGTGACGGATCGCTGTAATTTGACTTGTCCGACATGTTATGCAGGCTCATCACCAACATACGGTAGACATCGTACTTTGGACGAAGTTAAAGCTATGTTGGACACTATTGTTAGAAACGAAAAGGAGCCTGATGTAGTACAAATATCTGGTGGAGAGCCAACCATACATCCTCAGTTTTGGGACATTATGGATTACGCCAAAACGTTGCCGATTAGACATTTAATGCTTAACACCAATGGGATTAAAATTGCTAAAGATTTTGCTTTCGCGGAAAGACTAAAAACCTACGCTCCGGATTTTGAAATTTATTTACAATTTGATTCGTTTGAAAACAGTGTGTTGCGCGAGCTTCGTGGTGCCGATTTAAATGATATCCGTAAACAAGCTATTGAAAACCTTAACAAACTAAACCTGTCAACGACTTTAGTGGTAACCCTACAAAAAGGCTTAAATGATGGCGAAATCGGTAAAATTATTGACTACGCTTTAAAACAAAAATGTGTTAGAGGTGTAACCTTACAACCAACACAAATTGCAGGACGTTTGGATAATTTTAATCCAGAAACGGATCGAATGACTATTACTGAAGTACGTCGAAAAATAATGGAACAAACCACTATTTTTAATGCTGACGATTTACTTCCTGTACCCTGTAATCCCGACGCATTAGTTATGGGTTACGCACTTAAATTAGGAGACGAAGTGTTTCCGTTAACGCGTTATATTAATCCAAACGATTTATTAGATAATAGTAAAAACACTATTATTTACGAGCAAGATGAAGCACTGCAAGGTAAAATGGTGGAGTTGTTTAGTACAGGAAACTCGGTTGAAGTGGCAGAAGAAAACCTAAAATCCATAATGTGTTGCTTACCAAATATTGATGCTCCAGAATTAGGGTATGATAATTTATTTAGAGTGATTATTATGCAGTTTATAGATGCTTATAACTTTGATGTTAGAGCCATTAAAAAATCATGTGTGCATATTGTGGATAAAGACAATAAAATCATCCCTTTTGAAACCATGAATTTGTTTTATCGTGATGATAAAAAAGCCCGATTAGAAGAACTTAGAAACGAGATTTAA
- the ilvB gene encoding biosynthetic-type acetolactate synthase large subunit yields the protein MDTKTINRETNTTQTTERISGSEAVIRCLLAEGVDILYGYPGGAIMPVYDELYKYQDKIHHVLTRHEQGATHSAQGYARISGKVGVAIATSGPGATNLITGIADAQIDSTPMVCITGQVASHLLGSDAFQETDIVGISTPVTKWNCQVTKASEIPEVMAKAFYIARSGRPGPVLIDITKDAQFEEFDFKYEKCKGVRSYIPIPKLDQTSVEAAAKLINAAKKPMIVWGQGVSLGQAEAEFKAVVEKSGIPSAWTILGAGAIPTSHPLNIGMVGMHGNYAPNVLTNDCDVLIAIGMRFDDRVTGSLSTYAKQAKVIHFEIDPAEIDKNVKTDVAVLGDAKESLAALLPLLEEKTHPEWHQKFKDLYAIEYEKVIKHDLHPTKEGLTMAEVLKEINIQTKGDAAIVTDVGQHQMVACRYANFNKTRSNITSGGLGTMGFGLPAAIGAKMAAPDREVISISGDGGYQMTIQELGTIFQQKVPVKIVVLNNEFLGMVRQWQQLFFDKRYASTEMTNPDFVAIAKGYFIEAEKVTKREDLKEAVAKMINTDGPYFLEVCVEKEGNVFPMIPTGASVSDVRLE from the coding sequence ATGGATACAAAAACAATAAATAGAGAAACAAACACAACGCAAACTACAGAGCGTATTTCTGGTAGCGAAGCAGTTATCAGATGTTTGTTAGCTGAAGGTGTAGATATCCTTTATGGATATCCTGGAGGAGCAATCATGCCAGTTTATGATGAGCTTTACAAATACCAAGATAAAATTCACCATGTGTTAACCCGTCATGAGCAAGGTGCAACACATTCTGCTCAAGGTTATGCACGTATTTCGGGTAAAGTTGGTGTAGCAATTGCAACGTCAGGTCCAGGAGCAACTAACTTAATTACAGGTATTGCAGATGCGCAAATAGATAGCACACCAATGGTTTGTATTACAGGTCAAGTAGCGTCACATTTATTGGGTAGTGATGCATTTCAAGAAACAGATATTGTTGGTATTTCTACGCCAGTTACAAAATGGAATTGTCAAGTTACAAAAGCGTCAGAGATTCCTGAAGTTATGGCTAAAGCCTTTTATATTGCAAGAAGTGGACGTCCAGGACCTGTTTTAATAGACATTACAAAGGATGCTCAGTTTGAAGAGTTTGATTTTAAATACGAAAAATGTAAAGGGGTCAGAAGTTATATTCCCATTCCAAAATTAGATCAGACTTCGGTTGAAGCTGCTGCAAAATTAATTAATGCGGCTAAAAAACCTATGATTGTATGGGGTCAAGGCGTGTCTTTAGGTCAGGCTGAAGCCGAATTTAAAGCGGTTGTTGAAAAATCAGGAATCCCTTCCGCTTGGACCATTTTAGGTGCAGGAGCAATTCCAACATCTCATCCTTTAAATATTGGTATGGTTGGTATGCATGGTAATTATGCACCAAATGTGTTGACTAACGACTGTGATGTATTAATTGCAATCGGAATGCGATTTGACGATCGTGTTACCGGAAGTTTATCTACATACGCTAAACAGGCTAAAGTGATTCATTTTGAAATTGATCCAGCCGAAATTGATAAAAATGTAAAAACAGATGTGGCTGTTTTAGGTGATGCAAAAGAAAGTTTAGCAGCTCTACTTCCGCTTTTAGAAGAAAAAACACATCCAGAATGGCATCAAAAATTTAAAGATTTATATGCTATTGAATATGAAAAAGTTATAAAACACGATTTGCATCCTACAAAGGAAGGCTTAACTATGGCTGAGGTGTTAAAAGAAATTAATATTCAAACCAAAGGTGATGCAGCAATTGTAACAGACGTTGGTCAGCATCAAATGGTTGCTTGTCGTTATGCCAATTTCAACAAAACAAGAAGTAATATCACTTCTGGTGGATTAGGTACAATGGGCTTTGGTTTACCTGCAGCAATTGGAGCAAAAATGGCTGCTCCAGATCGAGAAGTTATATCAATTTCTGGTGATGGTGGTTACCAAATGACGATTCAAGAATTGGGTACTATTTTTCAGCAAAAAGTACCAGTGAAAATTGTGGTTTTAAATAACGAGTTTTTAGGTATGGTTCGCCAATGGCAACAGTTGTTTTTTGATAAACGTTATGCGTCTACAGAAATGACAAATCCAGATTTTGTAGCCATTGCAAAAGGCTATTTTATTGAAGCCGAAAAAGTAACTAAGCGAGAAGATTTAAAAGAAGCAGTTGCTAAAATGATAAACACAGATGGACCATACTTTTTAGAGGTTTGTGTAGAAAAGGAAGGCAATGTGTTCCCAATGATACCAACAGGAGCATCAGTTTCAGACGTAAGATTAGAATAA
- the ilvN gene encoding acetolactate synthase small subunit, with translation MEAENNIYTVSVYTENNIGLLNRISAIFQRRHINIESINSSVSEIEGVSKFTIVVNITEDQMKKIIGQIEKQVEVIKAYFHTDEDTIYQESCIFKMKSDLLFEERQIQNIIKESNARIVTVNRDFFVIEKSGRKEEIELLYRELSAFGIMQFTRSGRIAVTKDEMKISTMLEAFQA, from the coding sequence ATGGAAGCAGAAAACAACATATACACTGTTTCGGTTTACACCGAAAATAATATAGGATTATTAAATCGTATTTCGGCAATATTTCAACGTAGACATATAAATATTGAAAGTATAAATTCTTCGGTTTCAGAAATTGAAGGTGTTTCAAAATTTACAATCGTTGTTAATATTACCGAAGACCAAATGAAAAAAATAATTGGTCAAATTGAAAAACAAGTAGAAGTTATTAAGGCTTACTTTCATACAGATGAAGACACCATTTATCAAGAGTCTTGCATCTTTAAAATGAAGTCTGATTTATTGTTTGAAGAACGACAAATTCAGAATATTATTAAAGAAAGTAATGCTAGGATTGTAACTGTAAATCGTGATTTTTTTGTGATTGAAAAATCTGGACGTAAAGAAGAAATAGAATTATTATATAGAGAATTAAGTGCTTTTGGAATTATGCAATTTACACGCTCAGGACGTATTGCTGTTACAAAAGACGAAATGAAAATATCAACAATGCTAGAAGCTTTTCAAGCATAA